Proteins co-encoded in one Flavobacterium sp. M31R6 genomic window:
- a CDS encoding cytochrome c translates to MKSLYKITLVLGLMILVSSCHSNDKPNYQYMPNMYEAVSGETYASAPVDVFKNGKEGQLPAVGSINRGFEPFEYENTPEGYALAKANLKSPLDSLDRDSGKGKELFEIYCISCHGAAGDGKGKLVEREKFLGVPNYKDREITEGSIFYVETYGLNAMGSHANQMSAHERWLVADYVLKLKAQ, encoded by the coding sequence ATGAAAAGTTTATATAAAATAACGCTTGTATTGGGTTTAATGATATTGGTGTCGTCATGTCATAGTAATGATAAGCCAAATTATCAATATATGCCTAATATGTATGAAGCAGTGAGTGGAGAAACTTATGCTTCAGCTCCAGTTGATGTATTTAAAAACGGTAAAGAAGGTCAGCTTCCTGCTGTTGGTTCAATAAATAGAGGTTTTGAGCCGTTCGAATATGAAAATACTCCAGAAGGATATGCTTTGGCTAAAGCCAATTTAAAATCTCCTTTAGATTCTTTAGATAGAGATTCTGGTAAAGGAAAAGAGCTTTTTGAGATTTATTGCATTAGCTGTCACGGTGCTGCTGGTGATGGTAAAGGAAAATTAGTTGAAAGAGAAAAATTTCTTGGTGTTCCTAATTATAAAGACAGAGAAATTACTGAAGGTAGTATTTTTTATGTGGAAACTTATGGTTTAAATGCTATGGGTTCACATGCTAATCAAATGAGTGCACACGAACGTTGGTTAGTTGCTGACTATGTTCTTAAACTAAAAGCACAATAA
- a CDS encoding cytochrome c oxidase subunit II: MTSLLVIIVLVLLAVAVWQLTKIFDLTQVASTSDNSQIATDDDNNVQGYLMFGFLAFIYIFTIYGVYTWGPLVLHTPASEHGALIDNLMNITWVLIFTVQAITQVLLHYFAFKYRGNKDKRALYFADNNKLEAIWSVIPAVVLAGLILYGLYAWTNIMFIDEDEDTVVIELYAQQFKWTARYAGADNVLGKANVRLIEGVNTLGVDLSDPYAQDDIVVSELHIPKGKKIHFKMRSQDVLHSAYFPYFRAQMNCVPGMVTEFAFTPIYTTAEYQALPFMIEKVANINAIRAKKSLELVAKGETGLDPYTFDYLLLCNKICGASHYNMQMKVVVDTPEDYKKWLGEKTTLVSEVKASKAEPAAPDAASAPGKDSTLAKDTAAVAKIAMK; encoded by the coding sequence ATGACAAGTTTGTTGGTAATTATAGTTTTAGTTTTATTGGCTGTTGCTGTTTGGCAATTGACGAAAATATTCGATTTAACACAAGTTGCTTCGACTTCGGACAATTCCCAAATTGCAACCGACGATGACAATAATGTGCAAGGGTATTTGATGTTTGGTTTCTTAGCCTTCATCTATATCTTTACAATTTACGGAGTTTATACATGGGGACCATTAGTTCTGCATACTCCTGCATCTGAACATGGTGCTTTGATTGACAACCTGATGAATATCACTTGGGTATTGATTTTTACTGTTCAGGCAATTACTCAAGTTCTATTACACTACTTTGCTTTCAAATACAGAGGTAATAAGGATAAAAGAGCCTTGTATTTTGCAGACAATAATAAATTGGAAGCAATCTGGAGCGTTATCCCTGCTGTTGTATTAGCTGGTTTGATTCTTTACGGTCTTTATGCATGGACAAATATCATGTTTATTGATGAAGATGAAGATACAGTTGTTATTGAGTTATATGCTCAGCAATTTAAATGGACTGCAAGGTATGCTGGAGCTGATAATGTTTTAGGGAAAGCAAATGTTAGATTGATCGAAGGAGTTAATACTCTTGGAGTTGATTTATCAGATCCATATGCTCAAGACGATATTGTAGTTTCTGAATTGCATATTCCTAAAGGCAAGAAGATTCACTTTAAGATGAGATCTCAAGATGTGTTGCACTCAGCGTACTTCCCTTATTTTAGAGCTCAAATGAACTGTGTACCAGGGATGGTTACTGAGTTTGCTTTTACTCCAATTTATACTACTGCTGAGTATCAAGCTTTACCATTCATGATTGAAAAAGTAGCTAATATTAATGCTATTAGAGCTAAAAAAAGCTTAGAATTGGTAGCTAAAGGTGAAACTGGTTTAGATCCTTACACTTTTGATTATTTGTTATTATGTAACAAAATTTGTGGAGCTTCTCACTATAACATGCAAATGAAAGTTGTAGTTGATACTCCTGAGGATTATAAAAAATGGTTAGGCGAAAAAACTACTTTAGTTAGCGAAGTAAAAGCTTCTAAAGCTGAACCAGCTGCTCCAGATGCAGCTTCAGCTCCAGGAAAAGATTCAACTCTTGCAAAAGATACTGCAGCTGTTGCGAAAATAGCTATGAAATAA
- a CDS encoding quinol:cytochrome C oxidoreductase yields MYTFSSKLKTFSFVLMAVGLLGIGYGFLTAPKDIQDVEKILAADAHGSHHEASSESEGAHAVSAEAKVKAEAEHTEHLTHVLHQLENKPWSALYVACIFFMLLSLGTLVFYGIQQVAQAGWSPVLFRVMQGITAYLPVGSVIFFIFLILCGLHFNHLFIWLDPEVVAHDKIIANKSGYLNFPFWIVRAAIFLAGWNAYRYFSRKNCLAQDESDDNSFYKKNFNISAMFLVFFIVSESIMSWDWIMSLDPHWSSTLFGWYVFASFFVSGITMIAMVTIYLKSRGYLENVNTSHIHDLAKFMFGISVFWTYLWFSQFMLIWYANIPEEITYFVMRIQVYNLPFFGAVVMNFLFPVLILINTDFKRITWILVMAGIVILLGHYIDFFNMIMPGTVGGSWFIGVSEIASVLFFLGLFIFVVFSALTKAPLLPKRNPYIEESKHFHY; encoded by the coding sequence ATGTATACATTTTCAAGTAAATTAAAAACTTTTTCTTTCGTCTTAATGGCTGTTGGTCTTTTGGGAATTGGATATGGTTTTTTAACTGCACCTAAAGATATTCAAGATGTTGAAAAAATACTTGCTGCTGATGCTCACGGTAGTCATCATGAGGCAAGTAGCGAATCTGAAGGAGCTCACGCAGTTTCTGCTGAAGCAAAAGTGAAAGCTGAAGCCGAACATACAGAACATTTAACTCATGTTTTGCATCAATTAGAAAATAAACCATGGTCTGCATTATATGTAGCCTGTATTTTCTTTATGTTACTTTCTTTAGGAACATTAGTTTTTTATGGTATTCAACAAGTAGCACAAGCAGGTTGGTCTCCTGTTCTTTTTAGAGTGATGCAGGGAATTACTGCCTACTTACCTGTAGGGTCGGTTATTTTCTTTATATTTTTAATTTTATGCGGCTTACATTTTAATCATTTGTTTATTTGGTTAGATCCTGAAGTAGTTGCTCATGATAAAATTATTGCCAATAAATCTGGGTATTTAAATTTTCCTTTTTGGATTGTTAGAGCCGCTATCTTTTTAGCAGGTTGGAATGCCTACAGATATTTTTCAAGAAAAAATTGTTTGGCTCAAGATGAATCAGATGATAATAGTTTCTATAAAAAGAATTTTAACATATCAGCTATGTTCTTAGTATTCTTTATTGTTTCAGAATCTATTATGTCTTGGGACTGGATTATGTCTTTAGATCCTCACTGGTCTAGTACACTTTTTGGATGGTATGTATTTGCTAGCTTCTTTGTAAGTGGTATTACTATGATTGCCATGGTGACTATTTATCTAAAATCTAGAGGGTATTTAGAAAATGTAAACACAAGTCATATCCATGATTTGGCTAAGTTTATGTTTGGTATCAGCGTATTTTGGACTTACTTATGGTTTTCTCAATTTATGTTGATATGGTATGCTAATATACCTGAAGAGATTACTTATTTTGTGATGAGAATTCAAGTTTATAATTTACCTTTCTTTGGTGCTGTTGTTATGAATTTCTTGTTTCCAGTTTTAATTTTGATTAATACTGATTTCAAAAGAATCACTTGGATTTTGGTTATGGCTGGTATTGTAATTTTGTTAGGTCATTATATTGACTTCTTTAATATGATTATGCCGGGTACCGTTGGTGGTAGTTGGTTTATCGGTGTTTCAGAAATTGCATCCGTTTTATTCTTTCTTGGATTATTTATTTTTGTTGTCTTCTCAGCATTAACTAAAGCTCCTTTGTTACCAAAAAGAAATCCATATATAGAAGAGAGTAAACATTTTCATTATTAA